From a region of the Salvelinus fontinalis isolate EN_2023a chromosome 13, ASM2944872v1, whole genome shotgun sequence genome:
- the LOC129868348 gene encoding zinc finger protein 346-like isoform X1 produces the protein MALEEPNGDFPYLPSGAAEVNKMIKENGDLFSDALCKVCSAVLNSDSQKLAHYQSKKHANKVRRYMSIHKEEEPTIKRFKSPSGDSASSNGETDRSKACHICNMTFSSPVVAESHYQGKVHTKNLRLKTFGNQTPVALPQAVAPVVKKKKEAQSEASNVASSGPAEDDQGNFCSICHASFNNPLMAKQHYEGKKHKKQLTQQKLMQTYGPSTAPASTVKGYPCTECNIELNSVEQYQAHISGSKHKNHVRGKKASSPMFISPSENKYTAENQQSEYQYTPEAEPVQEDWGAFSQDYE, from the exons ATGGCGCTCGAGGAACCAAATGGAGATTTTCCATATTTACCTTCAGGGGCGGCGGAGG TAAACAAAATGATAAAGGAGAATGGTGACCTGTTTTCTGATGCCCTGTGCAAAGTCTGCAGTGCTGTCCTGAATTCTGACTCCCAGAAACTTGCACATTATCAG AGCAAAAAGCATGCCAACAAAGTGAGACGCTACATGAGCATCCACAAAGAAGAGGAGCCCACCATCAAAAGGTTCAAGTCGCCTTCGGGAGACAGT GCCAGCAGTAATGGCGAGACGGACCGCTCCAAAGCCTGTCATATATGTAACATGACATTCTCCTCTCCGGTGGTGGCTGAGTCCCACTACCAGGGCAAGGTGCACACCAAGAACCTGAGACTGAAGACCTTTGGCAACCAGACCCCAG TAGCACTACCTCAGGCCGTGGCCCCAGTAGTGAAAAAGAAGAAGGAGGCTCAGTCAGAGGCTAGCAACGTGGCATCGTCAGGCCCAGCCGAGGACGACCAGGGTAACTTCTGTTCCATCTGCCATGCCTCGTTCAACAACCCCCTCATGGCCAAGCAGCACTACGAAGGCAAGAAGCATAAAAAACAGCTGACCCAACAGAAGCTTATGCAGACCTATGGGCCATCCACTGCACCAG CTTCCACAGTAAAGGGCTACCCATGTACTGAATGCAACATCGAACTGAACTCTGTGGAACAGTATCAGGCACACATCAGCGGCTCCAAACATAAGAACCA tGTCAGAGGGAAGAAAGCGAGCAGCCCGATGTTCATCAGCCCATCGGAAAACAAGTACACAGCAGAAAACCAGCAGTCAGAGTACCAGTATACGCCTGAAGCCGAACCAGTACAGGAGGACTGGGGTGCTTTCAGCCAAGATTACGAGTGA
- the LOC129868348 gene encoding zinc finger protein 346-like isoform X2, which translates to MALEEPNGDFPYLPSGAAEVNKMIKENGDLFSDALCKVCSAVLNSDSQKLAHYQSKKHANKVRRYMSIHKEEEPTIKRFKSPSGDSASSNGETDRSKACHICNMTFSSPVVAESHYQGKVHTKNLRLKTFGNQTPALPQAVAPVVKKKKEAQSEASNVASSGPAEDDQGNFCSICHASFNNPLMAKQHYEGKKHKKQLTQQKLMQTYGPSTAPASTVKGYPCTECNIELNSVEQYQAHISGSKHKNHVRGKKASSPMFISPSENKYTAENQQSEYQYTPEAEPVQEDWGAFSQDYE; encoded by the exons ATGGCGCTCGAGGAACCAAATGGAGATTTTCCATATTTACCTTCAGGGGCGGCGGAGG TAAACAAAATGATAAAGGAGAATGGTGACCTGTTTTCTGATGCCCTGTGCAAAGTCTGCAGTGCTGTCCTGAATTCTGACTCCCAGAAACTTGCACATTATCAG AGCAAAAAGCATGCCAACAAAGTGAGACGCTACATGAGCATCCACAAAGAAGAGGAGCCCACCATCAAAAGGTTCAAGTCGCCTTCGGGAGACAGT GCCAGCAGTAATGGCGAGACGGACCGCTCCAAAGCCTGTCATATATGTAACATGACATTCTCCTCTCCGGTGGTGGCTGAGTCCCACTACCAGGGCAAGGTGCACACCAAGAACCTGAGACTGAAGACCTTTGGCAACCAGACCCCAG CACTACCTCAGGCCGTGGCCCCAGTAGTGAAAAAGAAGAAGGAGGCTCAGTCAGAGGCTAGCAACGTGGCATCGTCAGGCCCAGCCGAGGACGACCAGGGTAACTTCTGTTCCATCTGCCATGCCTCGTTCAACAACCCCCTCATGGCCAAGCAGCACTACGAAGGCAAGAAGCATAAAAAACAGCTGACCCAACAGAAGCTTATGCAGACCTATGGGCCATCCACTGCACCAG CTTCCACAGTAAAGGGCTACCCATGTACTGAATGCAACATCGAACTGAACTCTGTGGAACAGTATCAGGCACACATCAGCGGCTCCAAACATAAGAACCA tGTCAGAGGGAAGAAAGCGAGCAGCCCGATGTTCATCAGCCCATCGGAAAACAAGTACACAGCAGAAAACCAGCAGTCAGAGTACCAGTATACGCCTGAAGCCGAACCAGTACAGGAGGACTGGGGTGCTTTCAGCCAAGATTACGAGTGA